Genomic segment of bacterium:
CACCCTCGCCAGCACCGCCTCATCCGGCACCGCCTCATCCGGCACCCCCTGCGCCAACAAAACGACCGGTGCCAGCAGTATAAGCCAGATTGTAATGAATCGCATCATAGTCTGATGAATGTGCAAATTTCAAATTGCAAATTCCAGATCACAGATTGCAATCTACAATCTGAAATCAGGGATTGCTTCCATGATCAGAGCAGACATCCGGGTACACACCAGGGGAAGCAATCCCTGCTCCAGGCCGGTTTGCAGTCTGAAATCTGCAATTTGCAATCTGTCATCTGCAATCTGTCATCAGCGGAGCGGGAATGCAAAACCCCCGGGGTTCGGGTGAACCACGGGGGTTTGCATACACAGCCTGGGGGTGGACTTAGAAGCCGACCTTCAGGGTAAAGACATGCTGACCGTCGAAGACTTCGCGGGTGCGATAGGCATAATCGAGAATCAGCTTGGCATCGCCGGCCCATTGCTGGAGACCGACACCGAATGACGGACCGTACATGTAGGCGGCATCGCCGTTGTAGTCGGTCTTGTCATTGCCCGTGATGGGCATGGATCCACGCAGTGAGAGCATCTTGTCGAAGGTGTATTCGACCGCGACGCGATACTGGTCACTGAGGAAATTGTTGTTTTCGAAGGACGTCATGACGGAAAGGTCATGCAGTTCCTCGAAAGTGGTGCCGTAGGCCATGCCGATTTCCAGCGAGGTCGGGAGCTGGAAGCCCGCGGCCTGGATGGCAAGCAGCTGGTTGGTGCGATCGGCATTGATTTCGTCGACATTGCGCAGGAGGCCGGGACCGGAATACGTCATGTTGCCACCGAGATGGCGAAGCGTGACGCCCAGTTCGAGCCCGTTGACTCCGGCGAGGCCGTTGTACTGCACACCGACGTCAAAGGCGAAGCCGGAGCTGGAAACACGGTCAAGTTCTTCACTCACGAGGTTGGCGGTGACACCGGCACGAATACGGTCGGTGAGCGCGCGCGAGTAGGTGAGTCCGAGTGTGATAAAGGTCGGTGTAAACACCGCACCCGTACCATCCGGCTGACGCTCATCCGTGATAAGGATGTCGCCGAAGGAAAAAGACTTGACCGAGAAGGCAACGTGACCGAAACCGGCGAAGTTGCTTCCGACACCGAAATAGCTGATGCCGTCGTTGTCGAGACCGTTCATCTGCGAAAACATGACTTCCACACCGTAGTTCATGCCGGAAAGTCCTGCAGGGTTATAGTAGATCGCTTCCACACCGGTGATGCCAGCGGTGTAGGCAGCGCCTAGCGCTATACCCCGGGCTCCAATTGGGACCAGCAACGGATCAGCTGCTGCTGTTCCTTCCTTGTTACCGCCGCCGGCAATCGCCTCGGATGCCATCAGGGCCAACGCCATGAACAGCGCCGCGGCAAGATATCTGGGACTGATGCGCATGTGAGTTACTCCTTTATTACGTTCGTTCACTTTCATAATCGATTTCAAGATGATTACCCTCCGGATCAGATACGATCCAGGAACTGGGTTTCAGTAACCACGGCAAGTTTGAGAATTTTCTCAACCCCGAGGCCGGGCATTTCGATGTGGACGTAGTAAAGACCACTTGCGACAGGCAGTCCGTTGTCGTTCTGCAGATCCCAGGTGGCGTATTGCGTCCCGTCATCTGTTTTCTGGAAGGAAGCGACTAGAACTCCGGAAATCGTATAAATCTTGAAATTCGCGCGCGGCGGCAGGTGATTGAAGGTGACAAAACGCTGGTATTTATTGCTTTCGCGCTTATTGGATCCATAGTACGGATTCGGGAAGACGTTGATTTCAGTGATGTCTTCCTTGGCCGTCTCGTCATCGTACGTCGACTTGAAGGTCGTGAAGGTGAAACGGTCTTCCGCACTGAAGGGGACCTTCGGTGTGATGCGATACAGATCGCCGTCACGCCATGCTTTCGTCAGTCCGGTGTACTGCGGCTTCAGGATATACCAGCCCCAATAAATGATAGGCATGGTGTTTCCGCTCTCCTGGATGGAGAAATCAGGATCGGCGTACGCCGGGTTCGGTGTATCACTGTAAGGCTCATCGATGATAAAGAGCATTTCCCTGTCATCGGCGAGTGCGGTCGGATTGTACATCTGGTTGTTGCTCGGGCGGTTGATACGCTCGATGAAGGCATACGAGAGCTGCACGTGATTCGCGGGATCGGGATCAGTGACGTCCCACACCTGAATCGGGGATTCGAAGTAGCCCTGGTATCCGTAGTTCGGCCGTGCGCCACGCAGGTACATGTAGCCCTTCGAGGTGTTGTCTTCGTCGAAACGGATTTCAACTACCTTGGTGACTTCGTATCCCTTGATGTTCGAACCGAACTGGTCGGGAGAGCCGAGCGTACTCGACGTGTACCCCATCTGCCAGGAATAACCACCTTCACCGCGCGTGCTTTCAAACGCTTCGAAGACTTCCGGACCACCTTCCCATTCACGAAGAAGGATCTCATCGTGGTTCTCTTTCGGGGCGCCATTGTCAAAACCGTCCTTGTTGAACTGGCGGTAATAGCCGGTGCCGCTCACGCCGATTTTGAAGCCGTCAAGGATGAAGAATTCCTTGTCGAGTCCTTCCATTGAAGGACTGCCGTCAATCAACACCTCATTCGTGGAGATGTCAGTCAGTGTCCAACTCGAGTAGTCGTCACGGATGAGCGTCTCATCGACAAAACCGTCGAGATCGCCGTCGTACGTGGTTTCAACCTGTCCGAGCGACTTGAACGACACTTCGTAGGAATCACCGGTGAGTTCCATGGGATCAGTGACAACGACTTCGACGAAGCCGGCGGACTTTCCTGTCACGTGACTGACGGGAATTTCGTCGTCGACCTTGTCGGTGTATCGCCAGCCCGGATCCGGCATCTGGGGACGCACGGTGATAATCTTCGGGGTAGACTCAAGCTGCCGCGGCGACGCATCGGGATCTTCGTTGTATGCGTAGGAAGTCACTGCGAAGTAGTACGGCTGGTTGTTGACCAGCGGACGATCCGTGAGTACATCAGTCGTGACATCATAGAGACGCTGAACACCGCCATCATTGCCGAGCTGCTGCGGCAGCTCAAGCACGATACCGGATTCGGGATCAATCTGTTCATCGAAAATAACCGATACTCCGTCGGTGACATCGTATGTGGCCAGACGGATACCCTCATCGAGTGTCGAACTCGAAGTCGGGAACTGGTACACGTTGTAACCCTGGAACTTGAATCCACGATCGAAATGATTTTCAATCTTTTGGACCTGCTCCGGTTCACCCCACTGCAGAAGAACACGTTTGTTCTGCAGCGATACGTTTACGTTCGGCGAGGGCGGTGCTTTCGGGAGATCAAAATTATTGTCGAACGCCAGCTGTGCGAACTTGTCGTAAAACTTGAGCACCTTCAGGCTGCTCAAACGGTCAGAGCCCTGAGCGACCAGCGAGGAGACAACGACCTCCTGCGTATCACCCACGGCGAGCGTGAACGGTCCGGCCGTCATAAGGAAGCGGCGGTCACCCGGACTGTTGACGATACCGTCAATCCAGCCTTCACCGGTAATGGGGTCTCCGGCGAGGCAGACGATGACTTCGTTGCCCGTTGTGGGATCGACGAATGCGCGTCCGTTATACAGCTTGCCTGTGAGATAGTTGTACATCTCAATCGTTCCCACAGCATTTTTCAGCCGGGGATCGCGGTAAATGGAGCTTCCATTGATGTAGAAAGCAAAGGTGGAAACCGGGAGGTTCTTGACTCCCTTGCGGATTCCGAAATTGTACACGGCGGAATCACCGGCGCTTTCAATGATCGGACCCTGGAAGAAGTCATAGCCCGCTGCGGGAGGAATGCCGTAGACTTCGTCTTTCGCAAGACCGTTGTAAACGTACCCCAGGCTGAGCGAGGTGTCGATGCCGACATAATCATCGAAGGCATCGCCGAGATCGGGATCTGACCATTTCGCGAAATAGGTCTGCGTCATGTCATTGAGTCCCTTATTGATCACGGTGTATTTCGTGAACACCATGTTCGACAGCGGACCGGTCTGACTGTACGCCCAGACCAGTGTATGGCACTCGATGCCTATCGGCTGCGAGCCGTAGAGGTCGCGCACACGGCGCTCATCGAGATCATTGGTAACAAACCAGATGGTCTCGTCACCGGGAAGCAATGGCGTGTCGGAAAGACAGTCATCGTATCCCTTGGAGAGGAATTCCTCGAAATCGGGCTCATAGACGCCATTCCCGTTCTTGTCGACCCAGGGAGCACCGAGTTCGTCGGGCCACTCCAGGAAATCCTGTCCCATCTGAGCCTGGTATTCAGGATCAAGGGAAGCAAAGCCTTCGGTATCGACCTTGCGGATCTTGAACATGCGGTTGAGCGGATCGTTGGGGTCTGACGCCGTACCATCACCTTTGATCGGACCGGCTGCCATTCCCGCATTGTACGTTGCGCCACCGACGCGGGGCTCGCCATCGACGAGACCGCCCCAGATGATGCCATCCGTGAAAATCGTGTACTTGGCGCTGCCGTTCGGCCACTCGAAACCGGATCCGTCAGACAGCGGATTGTGTGCCATGCGGCCGTTGTTCGACAGCCACATCAGACACTGGTTTACGGAGATGAAATCCCACTGGTCATTCTTTGTGACCTTTGAAAGGGATCCATCCTTCTTTGCACCCTCCGGAGACTCTGCACGGACGGGAAGAACCATCGCCAGCAGGAGCAGGGGGATGATATAATGCAATTGTCGTTTCATGTATTTCTTCTCCAACATGTATTCCGATTGAATTCTGCCTACTGGAAATGGATTAGAAGTTCACACGCACACCGAACCAGACGCGACGGGGTGCACTGTAGACACCGGCGTTCATCAGGACCTGCTGGTAGTAGAAGTCCTGATAGAGATTGGCAAAGACATCGCCGTAGCTGGCGTAGTTTGCAATCTGCGTCTGACCTTCATCGGTGGCCAGGTAATTGTTGCTCTCCGCACTACCGGAAGTGGCGTAGACACCTGTGACATTCTTGATGTTCAGCAGATTGGTCACGCGGATGTAGAAGTTCCAGTCGAGCGGACCAATGGTGACCGTCTTGTCGAAACGTGCATCCAGGTTGAACACCCACGGGGTGCGGGACGCATTGATCGCCTCAATCGGGGTGCGGCGGTCGCCGAAGGAGAATTCGTTCACGCGGGTATACGGTGTGCCGGAATTGAAGGTGAAGAGGAAATTGGCTCCGAAACGCTCGAGCAGCTGTACGCCGAAGACCTCCGGACCGTCATCCCTGCCGAAGCGATAGTCGACGTTCAGCGAACCGCGATGCGTCTGGTCAAAGGCCAGTGTCATCGGGTACTTCGGAAGGAACGGCGTCTCTGTCGGGGAGAGCCAGAGGGCACGGAAGGACGAAGAAGGACTCGATCCCGTTCCGCGTGCGTCGCTGTAAGTATAGTTGGTCTGCAGCATGATGCGCTCGGTGCGGCGCATGGTGATCTGCAGCGAGACACCGGTGGTGGTCGCGAAATCGCCGTTCACCCAGGCGTAATATGCGGGATGTTCCGCGCCGAATTCGGCCGGAATCTGACGCTGCTGAATCTGGTCGCGAATATCCTTGTAGAACGCGCCGATGTCAAAGGCCAGGTTCTCACCGAGCTGCTGACGGAAACCAAAGTCATACTGGATGGTCTTTTCAGGACGCAGGCCGAAACCGACCGGCGAGCTGACTGCATATCCACCCTTGATCTGCGAGGAAATGGTCGCGTTTCCGAGATACACGTCACGCAGACGCGACTGCTGCACGAAAATACCGTACTGCGCGTAGAACACCGTCTGGTCCGTCACCGGGAAGGAGAAACCGAGACGCGGACTCACGGTCTTGGACGGCTCGACATCCTTGACGTTATCCGGACTCTGGTCGATCAGACCGTCAGAGGTGAACTTGATGTTCTGCGGATCCACGAATTCCTTGGAGTTCGTGTTTATATAGTCGTAGCGCAAACCGACGTTGATGACGAGATCTTCGAGTTCGATCTTGTCGAGAACGTAGAATGCGGCAAACACAGGCTCCTTGGGTCCGTCAGGACCGCTGTCGAGCTTGCGTCCGTAGTAGTCATATCCATAGTTGTTCGTACCCATGGATCCCGCGATCTCGAGATCTGTGGCATCCGGGCTCTGACGCACGAAGCGCGCAAGGCTGAATGCACTGATTCCGAAGGAACGGATGGAGTACTGTGTGAACTCACCACCGGTCTTGATCTCATGCGTACGGCCGATCTGATGCACGAAGTTGAGCTTGGTCTGCAGGGAGTTGAAGCTCGTCTTGCCGTAGCTGGAGCCAATCGGGTAACCGGCGGGATAGAAGCTGGCGCCGAAGGCGGTGATGGGCTGCTCTGGGATACCGTCAGCCAGGAAGTGATAACCGTACTGGGCATTCGCAACGGAATCGCCGTAGGCAAAGATGTCGTGCTTGAGGTCAGGATCCATCCCCACACCGAAGTTCCCGAAGAATCCGACGTACAGTTCATAGAACGTGGTCGGACTCAGGAGATGCGTGAATTTACCGTTCAAGCTGTAATCTTCACTCTGATTGAGTCCGGCGCGCTGCTCAGCGAGCTGCGTCGTGAGTCCGGCACCGTCATGACTCGTTCCGTATCCGTACGATCCATCGATACGCACGTTGATCGGATTGAGATCAAAGGTAAGGTTACCATTGAGCAGGTAGCTTTGACTCGCGGCGTTGTAGAAATATCCGCCGGGGAAGCGATAATCGATCTTCTGTGCGCTCGGTCCGAGTCGCGGATCAAAAATACCCACTTTCATCTGTTCTTCCGGAGAAAGCAGTGCGTGGGCGTCGGTCTGACGCAGCAGAGGATCGTAATACGTCGTCAGGTCGTAATCCTCACGCCAGCCAGAAGTCGGCGTGCGGGAAAAACTGTTCTGCGCCGCGACGAAGAATTTCACCGGACCGTACAGCGGTCCACCCGCCGTGAGGATATAGTTGCTCGATCCGGACTTGTACGTACCCAGGGTACGCTCACCGTAGTCTGCCCACGGGTAGTTGTCCGTGTACACCTCGAGTTCCACATTCAGCTTGCGTCCACCGGTACGCGTGGTCGTACTGATCAGACCGGCGTTTGCGCCGCCAAACTCTGCGGAATATCCACCAGCCTGGAGACTCTGCTCTGCAATGGCATTGTTGATGAGGGACAGGGAGCGTCCGCCGGCGAGCGGGTTGTTGACCTGCATGCCGTTGATGACAAAACCTGTCGCATCCGCACGACTGCCACGGATGTAGAGGCCGCCGCCGAGAGAAACCACACCGGCCTGTGTGGCGGAGATATTCTCCACACCACGCACAGGAAGGTTTTCAATATCCTCCTGCGTCACCGTTGTTTTGCTGTTTGTGACATTCTTGTCAACCAGCGGTTTCTCAGCGACAATAATGACCTCCCCTTCCAGTTTGTAGGAATCGGAAGGCAGCTGAATGTCCTTATCCGTCGTTTCATTCGACCGGACAAGCACATCCTTCACCTCGGTTTTCTGATAACCGATGTAACTTACCGTGATGTTCACCTTGCCGATGGGCACGTTGAGAACAACGTACCCGCCGTTGGCATCCGTTGCAGCACCACGCGTGGTACCACCGGAATTCACTATGACGTTTGCTCCGATCAAGGGCTCTCCGGTTTCAAGATCAGTGACCTTGCCGGATACCTTTCCCGTCTGCGCAAGCAAAGAAGCGGGAAAGAGCCCAAGCAGAAGCAGAACGAACAGTAGCTTTTTGTGCATACGAGCCTCCATTGGGGTTAAAGCTAAAGACTATCGTTAACGCTTGTGTGTCTCAGTATTTATGGAGCCGGCGTGCTCAACGCCGGGTTTTGGCCGTCAATCAGTGAGCGAAGCTCAGATCTGAGCGCAGGCTCAGTTTCGTCTTGTAGACACAGATTCGTGGAATGCGTTACGAAATCACGACCGCCGGCCGTGATGTCGGAGAAATTCCTTGCGGAACTGCACAGGGACGCGCGCCTGTGGTGGGATAATGCGAGAAGGAAGTCAGTCGCCAAGTCCGCTATCAAAACCTGTCTTGATTACGAGAACGACATGGGCAAAGCCCGAAATGCAACCGGAACTGCACCCGGTTTCCATCGCACGCAGGGTCGGCCAGGACCCTCTGCGATGTCATGACAATATCAGCTTTTACTATCGGATATCCAAGCCTTGAGCTCGCTTCGCTCGCGGTGTTGCTCACCTGCGGTTCGCGGTGTTGCTCACCTGCGGTTCGCGGTGTTGCTCACCTGCGGCTCGCGGTGTTGCTCACCTGCGGCTCGCGATAGTCCAACCGAGCGCCAGCGAGCAAGAACGCGAGCGCCAGCGAGCAAGAACCCTCGAATTTTCGCCGTGGGTTCGTTATGTTATGGGATAGAAAGGAAATGACCATGTCCCCACTTTTACTCATGCTGCTGACCTTTGCCGGGTACATTGTGATGTACAGGCTGTATGGTCGCTATATAGGGAAGAAAATTTTCCGTATCGATGACGGGAATCCGGCTCCTTCGGTGGAATTCGAGGATGGTGTCGATTATGTGCCGACACGTAAGGAGATCATTTTCGGGCATCATTTCACTTCGATTGCAGGCACGGGGCCGATTGTGGGTCCGGCCATCGCCATCATCTGGGGCTGGCTGCCCGCGCTGCTCTGGGTGTTCGTGGGCAGCATTGTCATGGGAGCTGTGCACGATTTCGGAAGCCTCGTCATTTCCATGCGCAATAAGGGGAAATCCATTTCCGACTATACATCCCGCTATATCAACAGCCGCACACGATGGTTTTTCTTCGTCATCGTCTTTCTCGAGCTGTGGATCGTGATCAGCATTTTCGGACTGGTCATCGCCATTATTTTCAGTATGTTCCCCTCTTCCGTCCTGCCCGTCTGGCTGCAGCTGCCGATCGCTGTCGGACTCGGTATCATGATATACCGCAAAGGCGGCGGACTCACCACGTGGTCGCTGATCGCCGTCGCGCTCATGTATGGCAGCATCGTGCTGGGCGCCTGGGTTCCGCTGGAACTGCCCACGATGCTGGGAATTCCCGCTCCGGGACTCTGGACGATCATTCTCCTCATCTATGCCTATATCGCCTCGGTGCTGCCCGTGACAACGCTGCTGCAGCCACGTGACTTCATCAACGCCTATCAGCTGATTATCGCCATGGCCCTTCTTTTTGCGGGCGTCATGTTCTCTTCCTTTGCCGGCAAACTGCATATCGTTGCTCCCGCCTTCCAGGCGGCGCCCGAAGCCGCTCCCCCGCTCTGGCCCTTCCTGTTCATCACCATCGCCTGTGGTGCGATATCCGGCTTTCATTCACTGGTTTCCTCCGGCACGTCCGCCAAACAGGTGCGGCGGGAAAGCGATTCGCTGTTCGTGGGATACGGTTCTATGCTTGTGGAAGGCGGACTCGCGACACTCGTCATCATCGCCGTTTCTGCCGGGATAGGGATGGGATATACTTCTGTCGATGGGGAATACCTCACCGGGGTGTCGGCATGGACGAATCACTATGCATCCTGGGCTGCCGCGGCCGGACTCGGTTCCAAGGTCAAGGCCTTCGTCGATGGTGCCGCAAACATGATTGCCATGACGGGTATTCCGCGCAGCATCGCTGTGGTGATCATGGGCGTGTTCGTGGCCTCGTTCGCGGGCACCACACTCGATACGGCCACACGCATCCAGCGCTACATCGTCTCCGAGCTCTTCACCACCCTGAAGCTCCGCGTATTCCAGAACCGCTACATAGCCACGGGCTTCGCGGTGCTCAGTGCTGCCGTGCTCGCCTTCGCATCCGGTGCGGATGGAAAAGGTGCCCTCAGTCTCTGGCCGCTCTTCGGTGCGGTGAATCAGACTCTCGCTGCACTGGCGCTCATTATCGTAACACTCTACCTCAAGGAGCGCGGAGGCTGGTCGTGGATTACCGCCGGCATTCCGGCTGTGTTCATGAGCGTGATCACCATCTGGGCGGCAGTGCTCAATCAGCTGCAGTTCGGGACGGATCAGAACATCCTCCTCCAGGTGATCAACGCGATAATCATTCTCATCGTACTCTGGGTCACGGCGGAAGGAATCGTGCAATTCGTTCGAGGCAAAGAGCAGCCAGACCCGGCGGCTGAAACCGGGAGCGGATTATGAGTATGCATGGCATGCTGCATGCCCGTCTCCGGAAAACCTGGTTGTGGATGGCCCTCCCGCCGTTTATTGCACTGACGATCTCGGAAACGCTGCGTGGCATGGAGGGGTTCAGAGGCTGGCATGTCCCCGGACAGGAAACACTGGAAATCCTGCTTTTCATTTTTTCAGCCTCGGCGTCACTTGCGCTCCCCATTCTCTATCGGTCCATGTTCGCCAGGGCACATCGCGACCGCAGCAGCATCACGCCCACCATGTACTATCGCTACGCCAATAACAGCATAGTGCTCGCTCTGCTGTCGCTCTGGGTCATGGTCATCGCCAGTATTCTCAATTTCACACCGTTTTTCTTCATCGGTATTTTCCTCATGTGCCTCTATGCAGGATACACGCAGTATCCTACGCATCACCGCATCAAAGCGGATTCCCGCATTTTCCGGGTTGAAACATGACGCGCACCACCAATATCATTCGCAGGCTGCGAGCAATGTTCGCCACGCTCGATGCGGTACAACGGCAGAAAGCGGTTGACAGCATAGAATGGGAATACGAGGAAATGCGGCATGTTTTCGCTCTGCTGGTGATGGGACAGTCGGTCGGACTCCCTTCCCCGCCCCCCGAAATCACCTTTGCACTTCTGCCGTACATGGAGGATGACCTGCGTCTGCTGCTGCGCCGCATCGACACCGCGTCCGCCCCATTCTCCCAGCTCTGGTCATCCCTGCCCATGGAATGAACCATGTCCCTTCAGACGGTATTCCATATCGGCAAAGGCGGCGTCGGTAAATCGACGCTCTCCGCACTCACCGCTCTGGGCGCAGCCGGGAAAGGCCAACGCGTCCTTCTGCTCTCCCTCGATCCCGCGCACAATCAGTCCGATCTTTTTGAAGCGTCCTTCGCAGACACTCCCCGCAACGTGCATCGCGCGCTGGATGTCATGGAGGCGGATATGGAGGCGTGGATCAGACGCTATCTTGACGAAGTACAGCAGCGCATGCGGGACGCCTACAATTACCTGACAGCGATCAATCTCGACAGACATTTCCGGGTGTTCAGACACTCACCCGGACTCGAAGAATTTGCACTGCGCCGCGTCTTCGAGCATGTCATTGCGGAACAGGACAGGTGGGATCTGCTCGTGGTCGATATGCCCCCCACCGCACTGTCTACACGATTTTTCGCTTCGCCAACCATCTCTTCGGCGTGGACCACCGAACTGCTCGCATTGCGAGAGGACATCAAGGAGCGGCGGGAAATGATTACCCGGGTGAAGCTGGGAAAAAAAGAAATCGAGACTGACCGCGTCATTACCGCGCTGTCTGAGGAACAGCAGCGCAACCAGACGCTGCGCGAATTTTTCACTGACAGCACGCGGTGTGCTGTGCGTCTCGTCATCAACCCTGATCCACTTTCGTGGAATGAAGGACTGCGCGTCCGACGCGCACTCTCTGACCTCTCCATCTCCCTGAACGCGGTTCTGCTCAACAGGGCCACGGACGATGCCCGAACACATGCACAGCTCGAGGATCTTCCGCACCTGCGTATACCCGCCATCGATCCGGCACCGATCGGAAAACAGGCTCTGCTCACATTGCTATCCCGAATCCCTGACCTTCAACCCCGCTTTCCATCACACTAGCATCAGCGTTTTTTCCC
This window contains:
- a CDS encoding TonB-dependent receptor, with the protein product MHKKLLFVLLLLGLFPASLLAQTGKVSGKVTDLETGEPLIGANVIVNSGGTTRGAATDANGGYVVLNVPIGKVNITVSYIGYQKTEVKDVLVRSNETTDKDIQLPSDSYKLEGEVIIVAEKPLVDKNVTNSKTTVTQEDIENLPVRGVENISATQAGVVSLGGGLYIRGSRADATGFVINGMQVNNPLAGGRSLSLINNAIAEQSLQAGGYSAEFGGANAGLISTTTRTGGRKLNVELEVYTDNYPWADYGERTLGTYKSGSSNYILTAGGPLYGPVKFFVAAQNSFSRTPTSGWREDYDLTTYYDPLLRQTDAHALLSPEEQMKVGIFDPRLGPSAQKIDYRFPGGYFYNAASQSYLLNGNLTFDLNPINVRIDGSYGYGTSHDGAGLTTQLAEQRAGLNQSEDYSLNGKFTHLLSPTTFYELYVGFFGNFGVGMDPDLKHDIFAYGDSVANAQYGYHFLADGIPEQPITAFGASFYPAGYPIGSSYGKTSFNSLQTKLNFVHQIGRTHEIKTGGEFTQYSIRSFGISAFSLARFVRQSPDATDLEIAGSMGTNNYGYDYYGRKLDSGPDGPKEPVFAAFYVLDKIELEDLVINVGLRYDYINTNSKEFVDPQNIKFTSDGLIDQSPDNVKDVEPSKTVSPRLGFSFPVTDQTVFYAQYGIFVQQSRLRDVYLGNATISSQIKGGYAVSSPVGFGLRPEKTIQYDFGFRQQLGENLAFDIGAFYKDIRDQIQQRQIPAEFGAEHPAYYAWVNGDFATTTGVSLQITMRRTERIMLQTNYTYSDARGTGSSPSSSFRALWLSPTETPFLPKYPMTLAFDQTHRGSLNVDYRFGRDDGPEVFGVQLLERFGANFLFTFNSGTPYTRVNEFSFGDRRTPIEAINASRTPWVFNLDARFDKTVTIGPLDWNFYIRVTNLLNIKNVTGVYATSGSAESNNYLATDEGQTQIANYASYGDVFANLYQDFYYQQVLMNAGVYSAPRRVWFGVRVNF
- a CDS encoding T9SS type A sorting domain-containing protein gives rise to the protein MKRQLHYIIPLLLLAMVLPVRAESPEGAKKDGSLSKVTKNDQWDFISVNQCLMWLSNNGRMAHNPLSDGSGFEWPNGSAKYTIFTDGIIWGGLVDGEPRVGGATYNAGMAAGPIKGDGTASDPNDPLNRMFKIRKVDTEGFASLDPEYQAQMGQDFLEWPDELGAPWVDKNGNGVYEPDFEEFLSKGYDDCLSDTPLLPGDETIWFVTNDLDERRVRDLYGSQPIGIECHTLVWAYSQTGPLSNMVFTKYTVINKGLNDMTQTYFAKWSDPDLGDAFDDYVGIDTSLSLGYVYNGLAKDEVYGIPPAAGYDFFQGPIIESAGDSAVYNFGIRKGVKNLPVSTFAFYINGSSIYRDPRLKNAVGTIEMYNYLTGKLYNGRAFVDPTTGNEVIVCLAGDPITGEGWIDGIVNSPGDRRFLMTAGPFTLAVGDTQEVVVSSLVAQGSDRLSSLKVLKFYDKFAQLAFDNNFDLPKAPPSPNVNVSLQNKRVLLQWGEPEQVQKIENHFDRGFKFQGYNVYQFPTSSSTLDEGIRLATYDVTDGVSVIFDEQIDPESGIVLELPQQLGNDGGVQRLYDVTTDVLTDRPLVNNQPYYFAVTSYAYNEDPDASPRQLESTPKIITVRPQMPDPGWRYTDKVDDEIPVSHVTGKSAGFVEVVVTDPMELTGDSYEVSFKSLGQVETTYDGDLDGFVDETLIRDDYSSWTLTDISTNEVLIDGSPSMEGLDKEFFILDGFKIGVSGTGYYRQFNKDGFDNGAPKENHDEILLREWEGGPEVFEAFESTRGEGGYSWQMGYTSSTLGSPDQFGSNIKGYEVTKVVEIRFDEDNTSKGYMYLRGARPNYGYQGYFESPIQVWDVTDPDPANHVQLSYAFIERINRPSNNQMYNPTALADDREMLFIIDEPYSDTPNPAYADPDFSIQESGNTMPIIYWGWYILKPQYTGLTKAWRDGDLYRITPKVPFSAEDRFTFTTFKSTYDDETAKEDITEINVFPNPYYGSNKRESNKYQRFVTFNHLPPRANFKIYTISGVLVASFQKTDDGTQYATWDLQNDNGLPVASGLYYVHIEMPGLGVEKILKLAVVTETQFLDRI
- a CDS encoding ArsA family ATPase, giving the protein MSLQTVFHIGKGGVGKSTLSALTALGAAGKGQRVLLLSLDPAHNQSDLFEASFADTPRNVHRALDVMEADMEAWIRRYLDEVQQRMRDAYNYLTAINLDRHFRVFRHSPGLEEFALRRVFEHVIAEQDRWDLLVVDMPPTALSTRFFASPTISSAWTTELLALREDIKERREMITRVKLGKKEIETDRVITALSEEQQRNQTLREFFTDSTRCAVRLVINPDPLSWNEGLRVRRALSDLSISLNAVLLNRATDDARTHAQLEDLPHLRIPAIDPAPIGKQALLTLLSRIPDLQPRFPSH
- a CDS encoding carbon starvation protein A, whose amino-acid sequence is MSPLLLMLLTFAGYIVMYRLYGRYIGKKIFRIDDGNPAPSVEFEDGVDYVPTRKEIIFGHHFTSIAGTGPIVGPAIAIIWGWLPALLWVFVGSIVMGAVHDFGSLVISMRNKGKSISDYTSRYINSRTRWFFFVIVFLELWIVISIFGLVIAIIFSMFPSSVLPVWLQLPIAVGLGIMIYRKGGGLTTWSLIAVALMYGSIVLGAWVPLELPTMLGIPAPGLWTIILLIYAYIASVLPVTTLLQPRDFINAYQLIIAMALLFAGVMFSSFAGKLHIVAPAFQAAPEAAPPLWPFLFITIACGAISGFHSLVSSGTSAKQVRRESDSLFVGYGSMLVEGGLATLVIIAVSAGIGMGYTSVDGEYLTGVSAWTNHYASWAAAAGLGSKVKAFVDGAANMIAMTGIPRSIAVVIMGVFVASFAGTTLDTATRIQRYIVSELFTTLKLRVFQNRYIATGFAVLSAAVLAFASGADGKGALSLWPLFGAVNQTLAALALIIVTLYLKERGGWSWITAGIPAVFMSVITIWAAVLNQLQFGTDQNILLQVINAIIILIVLWVTAEGIVQFVRGKEQPDPAAETGSGL
- a CDS encoding PorV/PorQ family protein: MRISPRYLAAALFMALALMASEAIAGGGNKEGTAAADPLLVPIGARGIALGAAYTAGITGVEAIYYNPAGLSGMNYGVEVMFSQMNGLDNDGISYFGVGSNFAGFGHVAFSVKSFSFGDILITDERQPDGTGAVFTPTFITLGLTYSRALTDRIRAGVTANLVSEELDRVSSSGFAFDVGVQYNGLAGVNGLELGVTLRHLGGNMTYSGPGLLRNVDEINADRTNQLLAIQAAGFQLPTSLEIGMAYGTTFEELHDLSVMTSFENNNFLSDQYRVAVEYTFDKMLSLRGSMPITGNDKTDYNGDAAYMYGPSFGVGLQQWAGDAKLILDYAYRTREVFDGQHVFTLKVGF